The Peromyscus maniculatus bairdii isolate BWxNUB_F1_BW_parent chromosome 6, HU_Pman_BW_mat_3.1, whole genome shotgun sequence genome has a segment encoding these proteins:
- the Ccn1 gene encoding CCN family member 1 yields the protein MSSSTARALAVAVTLLHLTRLALSTCPAACHCPLEAPKCAPGVGLVRDACGCCKVCAKQLNEDCSRTQPCDHTKGLECNFGASSTALKGICRAQSEGRPCEYNSRIYQNGESFQPNCKHQCTCIDGAVGCIPLCPQELSLPNLGCPNPRLVKVSGQCCEEWVCDEDSSIKDSLDDQDDLLGFDASEVELTRKNELIAVGKGSSLKRLPVFGTEPRVLYNPLHGQKCIVQTTAWSQCSKSCGTGISTRVTNDNPECRLVKETRICEVRPCGQPVYSSLKKGKKCSKTKKSPEPVRLNYAGCSSVKKYRPKYCGSCVDGRCCMPLQTRTVKMRFRCEDGEMFSKNVMMIQSCKCNYNCPHPNEASFRLYSLFNDIHKFRD from the exons ATGAGCTCCAGCACCGCCAGGGCGCTCGCTGTCGCCGTCACCCTTCTCCACTTGACTAGGCTG GCACTCTCCACCTGCCCCGCCGCCTGCCACTGCCCTCTGGAGGCGCCCAAGTGCGCCCCGGGAGTCGGGTTGGTCCGGGACGCCTGTGGCTGCTGTAAGGTCTGCGCCAAGCAACTCAATGAGGACTGCAGCAGAACGCAGCCCTGCGACCACACCAAGGGGCTGGAATGCAATTTCGGCGCCAGCTCCACCGCTCTGAAAGGGATCTGCAGAG CTCAGTCAGAAGGCAGACCCTGTGAATATAACTCTAGAATCTATCAGAATGGCGAAAGCTTCCAGCCCAACTGTAAACATCAGTGCACATGTATTGATGGCGCTGTCGGCTGCATTCCTCTGTGTCCCCAAGAGCTGTCTCTCCCCAATCTGGGCTGTCCCAACCCCCGGCTGGTGAAAGTCAGTGGGCAGTGCTGTGAGGAGTGGGTCTGTGATGAAGACAGCAGCATTAAGGACTCCCTGGACGACCAGGATGACCTCCTTGGATTTGATGCCTCGGAGGTGGAGTTGACAAGGAAGAATGAGTTAATTGCAGTTGGGAAAGGCAGCTCGCTGAAGAGGCTTCCTG TCTTTGGCACCGAACCGCGAGTCCTTTACAACCCTCTGCATGGCCAGAAATGCATCGTTCAGACAACGGCATGGTCCCAGTGCTCCAAGAGCTGCGGAACTGGCATCTCCACACGAGTTACCAATGACAACCCAGAGTGCCGCCTGGTGAAAGAGACCCGGATCTGTGAAGTGCGTCCTTGTGGACAACCCGTGTACAGCAGCCTGAAA AAGGGCAAGAAATGCAGCAAGACCAAGAAGTCCCCAGAACCAGTAAGGTTGAATTATGCAGGATGCTCCAGTGTGAAGAAATACAGGCCCAAATACTGTGGCTCTTGTGTGGACGGCCGCTGCTGCATGCCTCTGCAGACCAGGACCGTGAAGATGCGGTTCCGATGTGAAGATGGGGAGATGTTTTCCAAGAATGTTATGATGATTCAGTCTTGCAAATGTAACTACAACTGCCCACACCCCAACGAGGCATCATTTCGCCTCTACAGCCTGTTCAATGACATCCACAAGTTCAGGGACTAA